The following proteins are co-located in the Xyrauchen texanus isolate HMW12.3.18 chromosome 43, RBS_HiC_50CHRs, whole genome shotgun sequence genome:
- the wdr45 gene encoding WD repeat domain phosphoinositide-interacting protein 4 isoform X1: protein MAQQRGVNSLQFNQDQSCFCCAMETGVRIYNVEPLMEKGHLDHEQVGSIALCSMLHRSNLLAVVGGGVNPKFSEISVLIWDDAQEVRDPKDKLVLEFTFTKPVLAVRMRHDKIIIVLKNRIYVYSFPDNPVKLFEFDTRDNPKGLCDLCPSLEKQLLVFPGHKCGSLQLMDLSNTKPGTSSAPFTINAHQSEIACLALNQPGSVVASASRKGTLIRLFDTTTRDKLVELRRGTDPATLYCINFSHDSSFLCASSDKGTVHIFALKDTKLNRRSALARVGKVGPVIGQYVDSQWSLANFTVPVECACICAFGKNTSKNVNSVIAICVDGTFHKYVFTPDGNCNREAFDVYLDICDDDDF from the exons ATGGCCCAGCAGAGAGGAGTCAATAGTCTACAATTCAACCAGGACCAGA GTTGTTTCTGCTGTGCCATGGAGACAGGTGTTCGGATTTATAATGTAGAACCTTTAATGGAAAAGGGGCATTTAG ACCACGAGCAGGTGGGCAGCATTGCTCTGTGTTCAATGCTTCATCGATCAAATCTCTTGGCTGTGGTGGGAGGTGGTGTCAATCCCAAATTCTCAGAAATCTCAG TATTAATTTGGGATGATGCTCAGGAAGTCAGAGACCCCAAAGACAAACTTGTCCTTGAGTTCACATTCACTAAACCAGTGCTTGCTGTGCGCATGAGACATGACAA AATCATCATTGTCTTGAAAAACAGGATCTACGTTTATAGTTTCCCCGACAACCCTGTCAAGCTGTTTGAGTTTGACACACGAGATAATCCAAAAG GTTTGTGTGACTTGTGCCCTAGTTTGGAAAAGCAGTTGTTGGTTTTCCCAGGACATAAATGTGGCAGTTTACAGTTAATG GACCTTTCCAACACAAAACCTGGCACGTCTTCTGCCCCGTTTACCATCAACGCTCATCAGAGTGAAATCGCCTGTCTGGCTCTCAATCAGCCTGGCAGTGTGGTGGCCTCTGCCTCCCGGAAAGGCACCTTGATCCGTCTGTTTGACACTACAACGCGAGATAAACTAGTGGAACTACGAAGAGGAACTGACCCTGCCACATTATACTG CATTAATTTCAGCCATGACTCGTCTTTTCTGTGTGCATCAAGTGACAAGGGAACTGTGCACATATTTGCTCTGAAAGATACCAAACTTAATCGCCGCTCTGC TTTGGCACGTGTAGGTAAGGTGGGGCCGGTTATTGGACAGTACGTGGACAGTCAGTGGTCTCTAGCTAACTTCACTGTTCCAGTCGAATGCGCTTGTATCTGTGCTTTTGGGAAGAACACCTCCAAAAACGTCAACTCTGTTATTG CCATATGTGTTGATGGGACATTCCACAAGTACGTCTTCACCCCAGATGGAAACTGCAACCGTGAAGCTTTTGACGTGTATCTGGACATTTGTGATGACGATGACTTCTAA
- the wdr45 gene encoding WD repeat domain phosphoinositide-interacting protein 4 isoform X2 has product MAQQRGVNSLQFNQDQSCFCCAMETGVRIYNVEPLMEKGHLDHEQVGSIALCSMLHRSNLLAVVGGGVNPKFSEISVLIWDDAQEVRDPKDKLVLEFTFTKPVLAVRMRHDKIYVYSFPDNPVKLFEFDTRDNPKGLCDLCPSLEKQLLVFPGHKCGSLQLMDLSNTKPGTSSAPFTINAHQSEIACLALNQPGSVVASASRKGTLIRLFDTTTRDKLVELRRGTDPATLYCINFSHDSSFLCASSDKGTVHIFALKDTKLNRRSALARVGKVGPVIGQYVDSQWSLANFTVPVECACICAFGKNTSKNVNSVIAICVDGTFHKYVFTPDGNCNREAFDVYLDICDDDDF; this is encoded by the exons ATGGCCCAGCAGAGAGGAGTCAATAGTCTACAATTCAACCAGGACCAGA GTTGTTTCTGCTGTGCCATGGAGACAGGTGTTCGGATTTATAATGTAGAACCTTTAATGGAAAAGGGGCATTTAG ACCACGAGCAGGTGGGCAGCATTGCTCTGTGTTCAATGCTTCATCGATCAAATCTCTTGGCTGTGGTGGGAGGTGGTGTCAATCCCAAATTCTCAGAAATCTCAG TATTAATTTGGGATGATGCTCAGGAAGTCAGAGACCCCAAAGACAAACTTGTCCTTGAGTTCACATTCACTAAACCAGTGCTTGCTGTGCGCATGAGACATGACAA GATCTACGTTTATAGTTTCCCCGACAACCCTGTCAAGCTGTTTGAGTTTGACACACGAGATAATCCAAAAG GTTTGTGTGACTTGTGCCCTAGTTTGGAAAAGCAGTTGTTGGTTTTCCCAGGACATAAATGTGGCAGTTTACAGTTAATG GACCTTTCCAACACAAAACCTGGCACGTCTTCTGCCCCGTTTACCATCAACGCTCATCAGAGTGAAATCGCCTGTCTGGCTCTCAATCAGCCTGGCAGTGTGGTGGCCTCTGCCTCCCGGAAAGGCACCTTGATCCGTCTGTTTGACACTACAACGCGAGATAAACTAGTGGAACTACGAAGAGGAACTGACCCTGCCACATTATACTG CATTAATTTCAGCCATGACTCGTCTTTTCTGTGTGCATCAAGTGACAAGGGAACTGTGCACATATTTGCTCTGAAAGATACCAAACTTAATCGCCGCTCTGC TTTGGCACGTGTAGGTAAGGTGGGGCCGGTTATTGGACAGTACGTGGACAGTCAGTGGTCTCTAGCTAACTTCACTGTTCCAGTCGAATGCGCTTGTATCTGTGCTTTTGGGAAGAACACCTCCAAAAACGTCAACTCTGTTATTG CCATATGTGTTGATGGGACATTCCACAAGTACGTCTTCACCCCAGATGGAAACTGCAACCGTGAAGCTTTTGACGTGTATCTGGACATTTGTGATGACGATGACTTCTAA